The Klebsiella sp. RHBSTW-00484 genome includes a window with the following:
- a CDS encoding relaxase/mobilization nuclease domain-containing protein: MKGMQKIKRGKSFAGVVRYVLKPGTHHKNDPIVIGGNMLGDSTLELVAEFDRSKQLRPDIQETVWHNSLRLPDGESLTNEQWFSIADDYMKRMGFGDTHLRCYVLHDDSAGQHIHIIASRIDIAGGKLYLGRNENLISTRIISELEIAHGLTVTKTAPSLSNTQPKRKRISRNEQMLSTRTGVPSPKEALQQILDKSLTDTPDLLTFIRRLEEAEVGWTANIASTGKMNGFSFEYAGIAFKASQLGKSYSWANLSNRLNYNPDHIEALRATKEVIPAPATILRTTERRESIGRKIAELELRLREDKRNEIVEKILQKNAVQQLKHLRLSSWLPFLQRLIELLRSYGKSILHQVPPNFSVVYSSHHLKSSRKIRL, translated from the coding sequence ATGAAGGGTATGCAGAAGATCAAAAGGGGTAAGAGCTTCGCTGGTGTCGTTCGATATGTATTGAAACCTGGGACACATCATAAAAACGACCCTATCGTAATTGGGGGCAATATGCTGGGTGACTCTACTCTTGAACTGGTTGCTGAGTTTGATCGCAGCAAACAGCTTCGGCCAGATATTCAGGAAACGGTTTGGCACAACTCGCTTCGCTTACCTGATGGAGAATCACTAACGAATGAACAGTGGTTTAGTATCGCAGATGATTACATGAAACGGATGGGATTCGGTGATACGCATCTCCGTTGCTATGTGCTTCATGACGATTCGGCTGGTCAGCACATACACATTATCGCCAGCAGAATCGACATAGCCGGTGGGAAGCTCTACTTGGGTAGGAACGAAAACCTTATAAGCACACGGATCATTAGTGAACTCGAAATCGCTCATGGTCTGACAGTGACCAAGACAGCACCATCCCTCTCAAATACACAACCGAAGCGGAAAAGAATCTCTCGCAACGAACAAATGCTATCGACTCGGACTGGTGTTCCCTCCCCTAAGGAAGCTCTCCAACAGATACTTGATAAAAGTTTGACAGATACACCTGACCTTTTAACTTTTATCAGGAGACTTGAAGAAGCAGAGGTCGGCTGGACAGCTAACATTGCTTCTACCGGTAAGATGAACGGCTTTTCATTCGAATATGCAGGAATCGCTTTCAAAGCTTCGCAATTAGGTAAAAGCTACTCTTGGGCAAATCTCAGTAATCGGCTTAACTACAACCCCGACCACATAGAAGCTCTGCGAGCGACAAAGGAAGTTATCCCTGCTCCTGCAACGATTTTAAGGACAACAGAGAGAAGGGAAAGTATCGGTAGAAAAATTGCAGAACTGGAATTACGGCTCAGAGAAGACAAACGGAACGAAATCGTAGAAAAGATTCTTCAAAAGAATGCAGTACAACAGCTAAAGCATCTCAGGCTTAGTAGCTGGCTTCCCTTTTTACAACGGCTCATAGAGCTTCTCAGAAGCTATGGGAAGAGCATCCTCCACCAGGTCCCTCCAAACTTCTCAGTAGTCTATTCATCACATCATCTGAAATCTTCAAGAAAAATTCGTTTATAG
- a CDS encoding DNA-binding protein has protein sequence MKNIILFKSKNQLTAESNYNEFIKFCRYQLTGLTQTQDWDQYAWKGYVTFRKIGVGNKVFDSVDAMHEDYINFAKAYIRYQHSLKPLKNYGAIMMALRCLEQALLQVHNTGLIYNVTAVVFDEAMQIGSKYFEGNVLAKCGIQLEKISNFLYEHNLVKSGYISWKNHVKQKVKNNYLPEIEDYHRSDKLPDEEALLAIADIFSKNDELLSPRDKFTSSVFALLLCCPSRISEILALPADCEITQIDGKGIERYGLRFYSVKGYGPNIKWIPRVMIPVAKKAIRRLLSLSQNARALAHWCEKYTDKFYRHELCPKVDEKAKLTVVQVCHALGYHLFDHKSCVLKIKRTSLDGGKSFLNHNDYNYSLSDLWEIISSNFSRDFPWYDKEKSIRFSNALCLLHTDQFSLSRMTSIFTFYKPTKSFFFSDIQSKKSHEMRYQNIFSRYGYYDDEGKPLLIRSHQPRHLLNTIAHYGEMSELDIAKWSGRINANQNRAYNHVSEEDMLDKIKAIKLNRSNYCQRESTPSIGSPVDFDNLYQGAIHLTEFGYCVHNYLVQPCNKINQFVECANETQDMKSVDKIRLESIREKVIQLKNITQLAFENGDYGADKWLQHHEKNLERINKLLNN, from the coding sequence ATGAAAAATATTATTTTATTTAAATCTAAAAATCAACTTACAGCAGAAAGCAACTATAATGAATTTATAAAGTTTTGTCGCTATCAACTGACCGGGCTAACCCAAACTCAGGATTGGGATCAGTATGCTTGGAAAGGATATGTCACATTTAGAAAAATAGGGGTTGGAAATAAAGTCTTTGATTCCGTTGATGCAATGCACGAAGATTATATCAATTTTGCGAAAGCATATATCAGATATCAACACTCATTGAAACCATTGAAAAATTATGGGGCTATTATGATGGCCTTGCGATGTCTCGAACAAGCTCTCTTGCAGGTTCATAACACTGGTCTCATTTATAATGTTACAGCCGTTGTTTTCGATGAAGCAATGCAGATCGGAAGTAAATATTTTGAAGGTAATGTTTTGGCTAAATGTGGAATACAGCTTGAAAAAATATCAAATTTTCTATATGAACATAATCTTGTGAAGTCAGGATATATCTCATGGAAAAACCATGTAAAACAGAAAGTCAAAAACAATTATCTTCCTGAGATTGAGGATTATCACAGAAGCGATAAGTTACCAGATGAAGAGGCATTACTCGCTATTGCTGATATTTTTTCTAAAAATGATGAGTTACTGAGCCCAAGGGATAAGTTCACCAGTTCAGTATTTGCACTTCTGCTTTGTTGTCCGAGCAGAATCTCTGAGATTTTAGCCTTGCCTGCTGATTGTGAGATTACACAAATAGATGGCAAGGGTATCGAAAGATATGGATTGAGATTTTATTCGGTTAAGGGGTATGGACCTAATATCAAATGGATTCCACGAGTTATGATACCAGTTGCAAAGAAAGCGATTAGAAGATTACTTTCCTTATCACAAAATGCAAGAGCACTTGCTCACTGGTGCGAAAAGTACACTGATAAATTTTACCGACATGAGCTTTGCCCAAAAGTTGATGAAAAAGCTAAATTGACCGTTGTACAAGTTTGCCATGCACTGGGGTATCATTTATTTGATCATAAATCATGTGTTTTAAAAATTAAAAGAACGAGTTTGGATGGTGGCAAAAGTTTCTTAAACCACAATGATTACAATTATTCATTGAGTGATTTGTGGGAAATTATTAGTTCTAATTTTAGCAGAGACTTTCCATGGTATGATAAGGAAAAATCTATAAGATTTAGTAACGCTTTATGCTTGCTTCATACTGATCAATTTTCTTTATCACGAATGACTTCAATTTTCACATTTTACAAACCTACTAAAAGTTTCTTTTTCAGTGATATACAAAGTAAAAAAAGCCATGAGATGAGGTATCAAAATATATTTTCCCGATATGGGTATTATGATGATGAAGGTAAACCACTACTTATTCGCTCACACCAACCACGGCACCTTTTAAACACAATAGCCCATTATGGTGAAATGTCTGAACTGGATATAGCTAAATGGTCCGGTCGTATCAATGCGAATCAGAACAGAGCTTATAACCATGTGTCAGAAGAAGATATGTTAGATAAAATCAAAGCTATTAAATTGAACAGGAGTAATTATTGTCAAAGGGAGTCAACACCATCAATTGGATCGCCAGTTGACTTTGATAACCTTTATCAAGGGGCAATTCATTTAACAGAATTTGGTTACTGCGTACATAACTATTTGGTTCAACCTTGTAATAAAATTAATCAGTTTGTGGAATGTGCTAATGAAACACAAGACATGAAATCAGTAGATAAAATTAGACTGGAATCAATCCGAGAAAAAGTAATACAACTTAAAAACATAACTCAACTCGCTTTTGAAAATGGTGACTATGGTGCTGATAAATGGTTGCAACACCACGAAAAAAACTTGGAAAGAATTAATAAGCTTTTAAATAATTAA
- a CDS encoding tyrosine-type recombinase/integrase, whose amino-acid sequence MNNLIKQNSDKMSIHEQKIVTSIESHGINIRDLICVMNKSLVSGFVNTLQYYFCSKSHLYVKTIVKNMKNFINNVSPNYIDDKVIIQYQNMQSSIKPSYFRGLRPFFTKWFESGYPGIDASAVEIAKHFDLKIKKAGRPILQDDPTVGPLTKEEHTSLIKAMSHAYSIGELSLSDYAISLLISLTGRRPQQLVMLKYKDLLQKNLDTGKVEYLISVPRVKQRGKQLQYRELAIISEVASIVQLQANHSVRLVEQTLGKTLDDHDKGKVPVFLNEDKLLDLAIIDFNFLESNKIYAKPTIANRALKNIVNTVNLISNRTGSLLNATPRRLRYTIATMLAREGYNANTIAELLDHSSTSSTGIYIKNLAESVERIDSAVSEQLSFVADIFMNGIRSNKIRDFKFCSLRKCQSQNLNVIFPCNKCAFFMPIDIDEVNVP is encoded by the coding sequence ATGAATAATTTAATTAAACAAAACTCTGATAAAATGTCAATTCATGAGCAAAAAATCGTCACTTCGATTGAGAGCCATGGAATCAATATTAGAGACTTGATATGTGTTATGAACAAGAGTTTGGTTTCTGGATTTGTGAATACATTACAGTATTATTTTTGTAGTAAAAGCCATTTGTATGTAAAAACTATAGTTAAAAATATGAAGAATTTTATTAACAATGTTTCTCCTAATTACATTGATGATAAAGTAATAATCCAATATCAAAATATGCAATCATCAATTAAACCATCATATTTTCGAGGTTTACGGCCATTTTTTACTAAATGGTTTGAATCAGGATACCCCGGAATAGATGCAAGTGCTGTTGAAATAGCAAAGCATTTTGACCTAAAAATAAAAAAAGCTGGTCGGCCTATATTACAAGATGATCCAACTGTGGGTCCACTGACTAAAGAGGAACACACTTCCTTGATCAAGGCTATGAGTCACGCATATAGCATAGGTGAACTGTCACTCTCAGATTATGCGATATCACTATTAATAAGTCTTACCGGTAGAAGACCTCAGCAGTTAGTTATGTTGAAATATAAAGACCTTCTTCAAAAGAATTTAGATACTGGTAAAGTAGAATATTTGATTTCAGTACCACGAGTTAAACAAAGAGGTAAACAACTACAATATCGAGAACTGGCAATAATCTCAGAGGTTGCATCAATTGTTCAACTTCAAGCTAATCATTCCGTGAGGCTTGTTGAGCAAACCCTTGGCAAAACCCTTGATGATCATGACAAAGGCAAGGTTCCAGTTTTCTTGAACGAGGACAAACTGCTTGATTTAGCCATAATAGATTTTAACTTCCTTGAGTCTAATAAAATATATGCAAAACCAACAATTGCTAATAGAGCATTAAAGAATATTGTTAATACTGTGAACTTAATTTCAAATCGTACAGGTTCTTTACTCAATGCTACTCCTCGCAGGCTTCGCTATACGATAGCAACTATGCTGGCTAGGGAGGGATATAATGCCAATACTATAGCTGAATTGTTGGATCATTCTTCTACTTCAAGTACGGGGATTTATATTAAAAATCTTGCTGAGAGTGTTGAAAGGATTGATTCCGCTGTTTCAGAACAATTGTCATTTGTCGCTGATATTTTTATGAATGGAATAAGGTCTAATAAGATAAGGGATTTTAAATTTTGCTCTTTGAGAAAATGTCAAAGTCAGAATTTAAATGTAATTTTCCCTTGTAATAAATGTGCTTTCTTTATGCCAATTGATATTGACGAGGTAAATGTTCCATGA
- a CDS encoding tyrosine-type recombinase/integrase, producing MSSICVDSFMLENGERYCHVVNKKTGEPLYYPNLYITTQVRNRSESISTMKVIAGSISLLYRFFMRKEIDIDERIQKRIFLTHHEIDDLIEFTSFNFKSGGDHDFCVSNVKKPTKYFRITIIVNYLEWLSKMLLSHTGQKDTIKEILVFINNIKRKKPRNNDKYVMDIEKSLDKSQLDSLFSILSPGSNLNPFTETVQKRNNLIFLLLHCFGMRAGELLNLRIRDIDFAESTIAIRRRANDKTDPRVYQPLVKTCERKLIADENLIYEISDYILNDRRKVKNSNKHDFLFITYKEGKTQGQPLSFSSYHKIVSVVRQSSSLLSGLTGHKLRHTWNYEFSKTIDKTKDISEEKEQQIRSYLMGWLPGSDTSIIYNRRHIFELSKKTALEQQEQLFKGGFDE from the coding sequence ATGAGCAGTATTTGTGTAGATTCGTTTATGTTGGAAAATGGTGAGAGGTATTGTCATGTTGTAAATAAAAAAACTGGTGAGCCACTGTATTATCCAAATTTGTATATAACAACACAAGTCAGAAATCGGTCAGAGTCTATATCAACAATGAAAGTTATTGCTGGTAGCATTTCATTGTTATATCGATTCTTTATGAGGAAAGAGATCGATATTGATGAAAGAATTCAGAAAAGGATATTTCTTACTCATCATGAAATTGATGATTTGATTGAGTTTACTTCATTCAATTTTAAAAGTGGTGGAGATCATGACTTTTGCGTTTCAAACGTCAAGAAACCAACCAAGTATTTTCGTATTACAATAATAGTTAACTATCTGGAATGGCTTAGTAAAATGCTTCTTTCTCATACAGGTCAGAAAGATACAATCAAAGAGATACTTGTTTTCATTAACAACATAAAAAGAAAGAAACCAAGAAACAATGACAAATATGTTATGGATATCGAAAAGAGTTTAGACAAATCTCAACTGGATTCTTTGTTTAGCATTCTTTCGCCAGGAAGTAACTTGAATCCGTTTACGGAAACAGTACAAAAAAGAAATAACCTAATATTCCTATTATTACATTGTTTTGGCATGAGAGCCGGTGAACTTTTGAATCTGCGAATTCGTGACATAGATTTTGCAGAATCAACAATAGCAATAAGGAGGAGAGCAAATGATAAAACAGATCCACGAGTTTATCAGCCATTAGTGAAAACTTGTGAGAGGAAATTAATTGCTGATGAGAACCTTATATATGAAATTTCAGATTATATTTTGAATGATCGTAGGAAAGTTAAAAATTCTAATAAGCATGATTTTCTGTTTATTACCTATAAGGAAGGGAAGACTCAAGGGCAACCGCTGTCATTTTCTTCATACCATAAGATAGTGAGTGTTGTTCGTCAATCATCCTCGCTTCTAAGTGGATTAACAGGCCATAAATTGCGACACACATGGAATTATGAGTTCTCGAAAACAATAGATAAGACTAAGGACATATCCGAAGAAAAAGAGCAACAAATCCGTTCTTATCTAATGGGATGGCTACCAGGTTCAGACACTTCAATAATCTATAATCGCAGGCATATTTTTGAGCTATCGAAAAAAACTGCACTTGAGCAGCAAGAGCAACTATTCAAAGGAGGGTTTGATGAATAA
- a CDS encoding helix-turn-helix transcriptional regulator, whose amino-acid sequence MNTTDTTNQSLIRLPEVLKRTGFGKAWVYRLIKDGKFPAPVKIGTRAVAFVESEIDAWIQSVIETSRNNVA is encoded by the coding sequence ATGAATACAACCGATACAACCAATCAAAGCTTAATTCGTTTACCAGAAGTCTTGAAACGAACTGGTTTCGGCAAAGCCTGGGTCTATCGTCTGATCAAAGATGGTAAGTTTCCTGCCCCTGTCAAAATTGGAACTCGTGCAGTAGCTTTCGTCGAAAGTGAGATTGATGCCTGGATTCAGTCTGTTATCGAAACAAGTCGAAATAATGTTGCTTAG
- a CDS encoding DUF6387 family protein, protein MKVVSPYEELKSWFSLENYEQLKSLTIKELHTELAFREAIFDSVNFGWEDDNQNLRSILEGNPILSRQDNNHGHFGKGQRHVAQVSFGDIKKLENKLIMFSMDFFEENGDFKKELKKKPITKTMRDFFLNQNSSKMYVSFDLGMSSDEEIITALQTMLPDLRKEYEIEPVKTEKIGLAKIRKLVDYNIIPMMDLLIWAKFKKVKISNMVLSRVLYPDFTNEIRGEDHIKDTDRPVAEKSLNGETTRSLEYFISKNSHLRNIPISELGSF, encoded by the coding sequence ATGAAAGTAGTAAGCCCTTATGAAGAATTAAAAAGCTGGTTTAGTCTCGAAAACTATGAGCAGTTAAAATCACTTACAATCAAAGAACTGCATACTGAGCTTGCCTTTAGAGAAGCGATTTTCGACAGTGTAAATTTTGGATGGGAAGATGATAATCAAAATTTAAGGTCTATCCTTGAAGGTAATCCTATTTTAAGCAGACAAGATAATAATCATGGTCATTTTGGCAAGGGCCAAAGGCATGTTGCGCAAGTTAGCTTTGGTGATATAAAAAAATTAGAGAACAAGTTAATAATGTTTAGCATGGATTTTTTTGAAGAAAATGGCGATTTCAAAAAAGAGTTGAAAAAGAAACCAATTACAAAAACTATGAGGGACTTTTTTCTAAACCAAAATAGCAGCAAGATGTATGTTTCATTTGATTTAGGAATGTCCAGCGATGAAGAAATTATAACAGCCTTACAAACGATGCTACCAGATCTTAGAAAAGAATATGAAATTGAGCCAGTGAAAACAGAAAAAATTGGACTTGCAAAAATAAGAAAACTTGTCGATTACAATATTATCCCAATGATGGATTTATTGATTTGGGCAAAGTTTAAAAAAGTAAAAATCTCAAATATGGTCTTGTCTCGTGTCTTGTATCCCGACTTTACAAATGAGATCAGAGGAGAAGATCACATTAAAGATACAGATAGGCCTGTTGCAGAGAAGTCATTGAATGGCGAAACAACCCGTAGTCTGGAATATTTTATCAGCAAAAACAGCCATCTCCGCAACATACCGATTTCGGAACTCGGATCTTTCTAG
- a CDS encoding tyrosine-type recombinase/integrase, whose amino-acid sequence MALTDIKVRTTKPSDKPFKLTDGQGMHLLINPNGSKYWRLQYRFDGKQKVLALGVYPMVSLSEARKKRDEAKKLVSLGLDPSEKKKADKIEQSEALTFEAVARDWHTACKRKWSDSHSERVLKSLEDNLFSFIGKRKIAELKTKDLLVPIKVVEASGRLEVAARLQQRTTAILRYAVQNGLIDYNPAQEMSGAIAVAKRTHRPALPFDRFSELLERIEIFKGRKLTKLAVKLTLLIFIRSSELRFARWSEIDFDNAMWTIPAEREPLPGVKHSHRGSKMRTPHLVPLSCQALAVLTEIKEISGDHELVFIGDHDFRKPMSENTVNKALRSMGYDTTVEVCGHGFRAMACSALIESGLWSKDAVERQMSHQERNSVRAAYIHKAEHLDERKLMLQWWADYLDLLRIRQVSPFDFKKS is encoded by the coding sequence ATGGCTCTCACCGATATCAAAGTTAGGACTACCAAGCCCTCCGACAAACCCTTCAAACTCACCGATGGGCAGGGTATGCACCTGCTGATCAATCCTAACGGCTCGAAGTACTGGCGACTCCAATACCGTTTCGATGGCAAACAGAAAGTTTTAGCATTGGGTGTTTATCCAATGGTCTCTCTTAGTGAAGCCCGCAAGAAACGGGATGAAGCCAAAAAATTAGTATCGCTTGGTCTCGACCCCTCAGAAAAGAAAAAAGCAGACAAAATCGAGCAAAGCGAAGCCCTGACATTCGAAGCTGTTGCAAGGGACTGGCATACTGCCTGTAAAAGGAAATGGTCAGATTCCCATAGTGAGAGGGTTTTAAAGAGCCTTGAAGATAACCTTTTCTCTTTCATAGGAAAGAGAAAAATAGCCGAGCTTAAAACCAAGGATCTACTCGTTCCGATCAAGGTTGTTGAAGCTTCTGGACGGTTAGAAGTAGCAGCCCGTCTACAACAACGAACCACAGCAATTTTGCGATATGCCGTCCAGAATGGCTTAATTGACTATAATCCGGCCCAAGAAATGTCTGGGGCTATTGCTGTAGCAAAAAGAACCCACCGACCGGCATTACCGTTTGATCGCTTCTCTGAACTCCTAGAGCGAATTGAAATATTCAAAGGTAGAAAGCTCACGAAGTTAGCCGTAAAGCTTACATTGCTCATTTTTATTCGTTCGAGTGAACTCAGGTTTGCTCGTTGGTCAGAGATAGATTTCGACAATGCCATGTGGACTATTCCTGCAGAGCGAGAGCCATTACCCGGAGTGAAACATTCGCATCGTGGTTCGAAAATGCGAACTCCACACCTTGTTCCTTTGAGTTGTCAGGCATTGGCTGTGTTGACGGAAATTAAAGAGATCAGCGGTGACCATGAACTCGTGTTCATTGGCGACCATGATTTCAGAAAGCCCATGAGTGAAAATACGGTAAACAAGGCTTTGAGGTCTATGGGCTATGACACAACCGTGGAGGTCTGTGGACATGGATTCAGAGCTATGGCTTGTAGTGCTTTAATTGAATCCGGTTTGTGGTCGAAAGATGCTGTTGAACGGCAAATGAGCCATCAGGAGCGGAACTCAGTTCGTGCTGCGTACATACATAAAGCAGAGCACCTTGATGAGAGAAAGCTTATGTTGCAGTGGTGGGCCGATTACCTTGACCTCCTTAGAATACGACAAGTTTCACCATTTGATTTTAAAAAGAGTTAA
- a CDS encoding HNH endonuclease domain-containing protein produces MRFYQIEPTLENYWRGIILFGKNVASYKFALAHALYDIRRDGSDLIRLEDLAVPFSQHLCRHLGHAPKQITSPKSQYLSACNSFNRNELNQEQLTAATVKLGFSVVLDKFHNVNQGEIAKRFFLDERKTHKGIRLTDNFYYLTERQQYQNLIHETDARWRLVEQAWAMSIASNLIAIEYDAAEQQLFSTLNSRRVAISSCRDSLNGYQKGRCFYCYAPISLETGDENLADVDHFIPWAARSEVANINGVWNLVLACKSCNRGEKGKFMRVPSVKLLRRLRDRNEYFITSHLPLRETLIRQTGNTTARRDDFLAKIWNTARITLLHEWEPQAAGTDIF; encoded by the coding sequence ATGCGCTTCTATCAGATCGAACCGACGCTGGAGAACTACTGGCGCGGCATTATTCTTTTTGGCAAAAACGTCGCCTCCTATAAGTTCGCGCTGGCTCATGCGCTGTACGATATCCGTCGCGACGGTAGCGATCTGATACGCCTTGAGGATCTGGCTGTGCCGTTCAGCCAGCATCTGTGTCGCCATCTTGGGCACGCGCCCAAACAGATCACCTCGCCAAAAAGCCAGTATCTTAGTGCCTGTAACAGCTTCAATCGTAATGAACTAAACCAGGAGCAGCTCACCGCTGCGACGGTAAAGCTCGGCTTTAGCGTGGTGCTGGACAAGTTTCATAACGTCAATCAGGGTGAAATCGCCAAACGTTTTTTTCTCGACGAGCGCAAAACGCATAAAGGCATCCGTCTGACCGACAACTTTTATTATCTGACGGAACGCCAGCAGTACCAGAACCTGATCCACGAAACTGACGCACGCTGGCGTCTGGTGGAGCAGGCATGGGCCATGAGCATCGCCAGCAACCTGATCGCCATAGAATACGATGCCGCCGAACAGCAGCTATTTAGCACCCTGAATTCCCGACGGGTCGCTATCTCTAGCTGTCGCGACAGCCTGAACGGCTATCAGAAGGGGCGCTGCTTTTACTGCTATGCGCCGATTAGTCTTGAAACTGGGGATGAGAACCTGGCCGATGTTGATCACTTTATCCCCTGGGCGGCGCGTAGCGAGGTAGCAAATATCAATGGCGTCTGGAATCTGGTTCTCGCCTGTAAAAGCTGTAATCGCGGTGAAAAGGGCAAGTTTATGCGGGTACCGTCGGTAAAACTGCTGCGCCGCTTGCGCGACAGAAACGAATATTTTATTACCAGCCACCTCCCCTTGCGTGAAACCTTAATCCGTCAGACCGGTAACACGACCGCCCGGCGCGATGACTTTCTCGCCAAAATCTGGAACACTGCTCGTATAACGCTCCTTCATGAATGGGAACCTCAGGCCGCCGGAACGGATATTTTCTGA
- a CDS encoding class I SAM-dependent methyltransferase: MTINYYQQNADNFVASTVAVDMTSLYAPFIGAIKPNGLILDAGCGSGRDAKAFADMGYRVEAFDASPAMVERAAQFSGLAVRQATFQSITESARYDGIWCCASLLHVPADELDGVMRKLATALKPGGIWYVSFKYGSGEREKEGRRFTDLDEAGLTALVEQQADIRIAKMWQTVDKRPERNEIWLNALLLKS; encoded by the coding sequence ATGACAATCAATTACTACCAGCAGAACGCTGACAACTTTGTAGCTTCAACCGTGGCTGTCGATATGACCTCTCTTTACGCGCCTTTTATCGGGGCGATTAAACCGAACGGACTGATCCTGGATGCCGGATGCGGCTCCGGGCGCGATGCAAAAGCCTTTGCGGATATGGGCTATCGGGTCGAAGCTTTTGATGCTTCACCAGCAATGGTTGAGCGAGCAGCGCAATTTAGCGGGCTGGCCGTGCGTCAGGCGACCTTTCAAAGCATCACGGAAAGTGCGCGTTATGATGGCATCTGGTGCTGCGCTTCGCTGTTGCACGTTCCCGCCGACGAACTCGACGGGGTGATGCGCAAACTGGCTACGGCCCTTAAACCGGGCGGCATCTGGTACGTCTCATTCAAATACGGTTCAGGCGAGCGAGAAAAGGAGGGTCGGCGTTTTACCGATCTCGACGAAGCGGGTCTGACGGCTCTGGTCGAACAGCAGGCGGATATCCGTATCGCCAAAATGTGGCAGACAGTGGATAAGCGCCCGGAACGGAACGAAATCTGGCTCAACGCGCTGTTGCTTAAAAGCTGA
- the ahr gene encoding NADPH-dependent aldehyde reductase Ahr, which translates to MSTIKSYAAKEAGADLSLWEYDAGDLKPEDVEVQVEYCGICHSDLSMIDNEWGMSSYPLVAGHEVIGRVAALGSAAQEKGLKIGQKVGIGWTARSCGHCDACISGNQINCLEGSVPTIINRGGFADKLRADWQWVIPLPENVDIESAGPMLCGGITVFKPLLMHHVTANSRVGVIGIGGLGHIAIKLLHAMGAEVTAFSSNPTKEQEVLAMGADRVVNSRDPEALKALAGQFDLIINTVAVDLDWQPYFEALAYGGNFHTVGAVMKPFPVPAFTLIGGDRSISGSATGNPSELRKLMKFAGRSKVAPTTELFPMSQINEALKHVREGKARYRVVLKADFS; encoded by the coding sequence ATGAGCACTATTAAAAGTTACGCCGCCAAAGAAGCGGGCGCCGATCTGTCGCTATGGGAGTACGATGCCGGCGACCTCAAGCCGGAAGATGTCGAAGTGCAGGTGGAGTACTGCGGGATCTGCCACTCTGACCTGTCGATGATTGACAACGAATGGGGCATGTCGAGCTATCCGCTGGTCGCTGGTCACGAGGTGATTGGCCGCGTGGCGGCGCTGGGCAGCGCGGCGCAGGAGAAGGGCCTTAAAATCGGCCAGAAAGTAGGTATCGGCTGGACGGCGCGCAGCTGTGGCCACTGCGATGCCTGCATCAGCGGCAACCAGATCAACTGTCTGGAAGGATCGGTCCCGACCATCATTAACCGTGGAGGCTTCGCCGATAAGCTACGCGCCGACTGGCAATGGGTGATCCCGCTGCCGGAAAACGTCGATATCGAATCCGCCGGACCGATGCTCTGCGGCGGCATTACCGTCTTCAAACCGCTGCTGATGCATCACGTCACGGCAAACAGCCGCGTCGGAGTGATCGGCATTGGCGGCCTCGGCCATATCGCCATCAAGCTGCTGCACGCGATGGGCGCGGAAGTCACCGCCTTTAGCTCAAACCCAACGAAAGAGCAGGAAGTGCTGGCGATGGGCGCCGATCGCGTCGTAAACAGCCGCGATCCTGAAGCCTTAAAAGCGCTGGCCGGGCAGTTCGACCTGATCATCAACACCGTTGCCGTCGACCTCGACTGGCAGCCGTACTTTGAAGCGCTGGCGTACGGCGGCAACTTCCACACCGTCGGTGCGGTAATGAAGCCTTTCCCGGTCCCCGCCTTTACCCTGATCGGTGGCGACCGCAGCATCTCTGGTTCGGCTACCGGTAACCCGTCCGAGCTGCGCAAGCTGATGAAATTTGCCGGACGCAGCAAAGTCGCACCGACCACCGAGCTGTTCCCGATGTCGCAAATCAACGAAGCGCTGAAGCACGTTCGCGAGGGCAAAGCTCGCTACCGCGTGGTGCTGAAAGCCGACTTCTCATGA